The following are from one region of the Centroberyx gerrardi isolate f3 chromosome 16, fCenGer3.hap1.cur.20231027, whole genome shotgun sequence genome:
- the bicc2 gene encoding bicaudal C homolog 2, with the protein MATAAEESSPVPASIAPQQPDFEPSVEPSSAPKPEPSSEAQTASRRDREEEEDEEEEEGGGSSGAGREERAGGQSSDPEWVEERFRIDRKKLESMLYAPKREDGVTGEEFFERVMRETDTQVKWPSKLKIGAKSKKDPHVKVEGKRANVLEAKKKILEVLETKVNKVTLKMDVAYTEHSHVIGKGGGNIKKVMEVTSCHIHFPDSNRHNATGEKSNQVSIAGPIEGVESARRRIRDLQPLALTFDLPVSLVPQALPDAGSPLIQQVVQALGISVSFRTLPPQPQAQPPFYGSCCTVRGLQGNAAAVKKAVCILMELLLGSEVGGQAAGVMVSSQLDVTSQQHLFLLGQNGAHFLGVMHQTQTQIILPDLSAPQNPPSLLIQGSADGVCLARQQLMDCLPVCLMFDMREDGEADPRKLAQMMQNLGVFISVKPKVKQTSKSVVVKGLERNISSLYEARRLLLGLDSCETAKVTKMTPDPLLTGSGLTNYWLNMLLQQLRLSEQGPVSAPTPEVMIGCHSQAKPRPLPPPGLAPPIEEGRAGLKGTDSRPLEKIPENEDQSGQSEDESFGPMVMTSSEVCEAVCSSSSSSRMGLMGRRGSLQGPELSRVFSQMGRRHSTGQALTHRFLNGEIEGGRSDRRNSLRREVTLAHDALTDEGYDYEKKKLLATRAMQRKPVVTEVRTPTDTWSGLGFSKSMPAEAVKELRNISRRSYKPYLSNGTSQQQLWAAQAVKDRMCNGSNSENWRDRRGSASSSSPVSSSSSSSSPSSPPSNFSSSFSSSASSFPAFASSTSRGRNDKPSEIFLSGGSYFEGVSSSRRASTCSQRSPSPQITDDLPELLSQLGLGKYIDVFEQQEIDYQTFLTLSDEDLKEVGVSTFGARRKMLLAISDLTKSKRRLSDTPAVKPGYLEGGASGRLPRIMDVEVAAQSNRW; encoded by the exons ATGGCCACCGCCGCCGAGGAGAGCTCCCCGGTCCCGGCCAGCATAGCACCACAGCAGCCTGACTTTGAACCTAGCGTAGAACCCAGCTCAGCACCAAAGCCTGAGCCCAGCAGCGAGGCCCAGACGGCGTCCCGGCGCGAccgagaggaagaggaggatgaggaagaggaggaagggggaggaagcTCCGGAGcgggacgagaggagagagcaggagggcaGAGTTCGGACCCGgagtgggtggaggagaggttcCGGATCGACAGGAAGAAGCTGGAGAGCATGCTGTACG CTCCAAAGCGTGAAGACGGCGTGACAGGCGAGGAGTTTTTTGAGAGA GTAATGAGAGAAACCGACACTCAGGTGAAATGGCCCTCCAAGCTGAAGATTGGAGCCAAGTCGAAGAAAG ACCCGCATGTGAAGGTGGAAGGGAAGAGAGCCAATGTGCTGGAAGCCAAAAAGAAGATACTAGAAGTGCTAGAAACCAAG GTGAACAAGGTGACTCTAAAGATGGATGTGGCCTACACAGAACACTCCCATGTGATCGGGAAAGGCGGTGGGAACATCAAAAAGGTGATGGAGGTCACATCCTGCCACATCCACTTCCCTGACTCCAACCGCCACAACGCTACAGGGGAGAAAAGCAACCAG GTCTCCATTGCTGGGCCAATTGAAGGAGTGGAGTCAGCCAGGAGGAGGATAAGA GACCTGCAGCCGCTggccttgacctttgacctcccggTCAGCCTGGTGCCCCAGGCCCTGCCGGATGCAGGCTCCCCGCTCATCCAGCAGGTAGTGCAGGCGTTGGGGATCAGTGTGAGCTTCAGGACCCTGCCGCCCCAGCCTCAGGCCCAGCCCCCCTTCTATGGCAGCTGCTGCACCGTCCGCGGTCTGCAGGGCAACGCCGCCGCTGTCAAG AAGGCGGTGTGCATcctgatggagctgctgctggggtcagaggtcgggggTCAGGCAGCGGGGGTCATGGTGAGCAGCCAGCTGGACGTCACCTCCCAGCAGCACCTCTTCCTGTTGGGGCAGAACGGAGCCCACTTCCTGGGCGTCATGcaccagacccagacccagatcATCCTGCCGGACCTCAGCGCTCCGCAGAACCCGCCCTCGCTGCTCATCCAGGGCAGCGCTGACGGAGTGTGTCTGGCCAGGCAGCAGCTCATG gactgcctgcctgtgtgtctgatgtTTGACATGCGTGAGGACGGGGAGGCAGATCCTCGTAAACTGGCTCAGATGATGCAAAACCTGGGAGTGTTCATCAGTGTCAAGCCTAAAGTCAAACAGACTAGCAAG TCAGTGGTGGTGAAGGGTCTGGAGAGGAACATCTCCAGTCTGTATGAGGCCCGTCGGCTGCTCCTGGGGCTGGATTCCTGTGAGACTGCCAAGGTAACCAAGATGACCCCTGACCCCCTGCTGACCGGCAGCGGGCTGACCAACTACTGGCTCAACAtgttgctgcagcagctccGCCTGTCCGAGCAGG GCCCTGTGTCTGCTCCCACTCCTGAGGTGATGATTGGATGTCACAGTCAGGCTAAGCCCCGCCCCTTGCCTCCGCCAGGCTTGGCCCCTCCCATTGAGGAAGGGAGGGCAGGACTGAAGGGGACCGACAGCCGGCCACTGGAGAAG aTCCCAGAGAATGAGGACCAATCTGGCCAATCAGAGGATGAGAGCTTCGGGCCCatggtgatgacatcatcagaggTGTGTGAGGcggtgtgcagcagcagcagcagcagcaggatgggACTGATGGGTCGGAGGGGGAGCCTCCAGGGTCCCGAGCTCAGCAGGGTTTTCAGCCAGATGGGCAGACGACACTCTACGGGTCAGGCCCTGACAcacag ATTCCTGAATGGAGAgattgagggagggaggagcgaCAGGAGGAACagcctgaggagagaggtgacGCTGGCTCATGATGCTCTCACTGATGAG GGTTATGACTATGAGAAGAAGAAACTGCTGGCAACCCGAG CCATGCAGAGGAAGCCCGTGGTGACGGAGGTCCGGACGCCCACAGACACGTGGAGCGGCCTCGGCTTCTCCAAGTCCATGCCTGCCGAGGCTGTGAAAGAGCTCCGCAACATCAGCCGACGCAGCTACAAACCCTACCTGAGCAACGGCACCAGCCAGCAGCAG tTGTGGGCTGCTCAGGCCGTGAAGGACCGAATGTGTAACGGGAGCAACTCGGAGAACTGGAGGGACAGACGTGGCTCCGCATCTTCGTCCTcgcccgtctcctcctcctcttcctcctcctccccttcctcacccccctccaacttctcctcctccttctcctcttccgcctcctccttccccgCGTTTGCATCCTCAACGAGCAGAGGCAGAAATGACAAACCCT CGGAGATCTTCCTGAGCGGCGGTAGCTACTTTGAGGGCGTTTCCTCATCCAGGAGGGCGTCGACCTGCAGCCAGCGGAGCCCCTCGCCCCAAATCACGGACGACCTGCCTGAGCTGCTCAGCCAGCTGGGCTTGGGGAAATACATTGATGTGTTCGAACAACAAGAG ATTGACTACCAGACATTCCTCACTCTGTCTGATGAGGATCTGAAAGAAGTGGGCGTCTCCACCTTCGGAGCCAGACGCAAGATGTTATTGGCAATCTCAG ACCTGACCAAGAGCAAGAGGAGGCTGTCAGATACGCCCGCTGTGAAGCCGGGCTACCTGGAAGGCGGGGCTAGTGGCCGACTTCCACGAATCATGGATGTAGAAGTTGCTGCTCAGAGTAACCGCTGGTGA
- the dele1 gene encoding death ligand signal enhancer yields the protein MWRVQGFVGRVLNRCHGNAPLRLSQNHHVEDEVINGSTVLSTSRHSSDSSSQKGEDGERRKKQRTSQFCYAGLPRYTALDAVGWGAAAVLFMQLCRRIHSQFSSGSEPSPSPTPGPLAASSILHKCGYRILLETLSRRDVLARGRSVLCLHGVPERQTQAQTPAQSSSSSSSSSSSSSRSDSSPHSSTEQDHLTADSSFSDHQRADLRQDHPLAEESSFSGSSPSEHKHAERDNAQREDNDKDVLSDEERLAGAALNLRHVADSSVPVILNIIGLESAKSENYDAAFTCFHAAAQHGYSKAQFNTGVCYERGRGVGKDKAKALHYYWQAAVGGHMQAQYRYSKLLLTSRGQQSADELDRAVSLLEQAAEAGLTEAQVFLASVFSQEPVRDGRRSVHYLKMAAERGDGTALLFLGQCYESGFGVRQNLRRAVEFYKQAAQAGNSQAKSLLTPPSGREEDAVLRSIRSAPSFSVSDRLRQQPLSSLASPVPVTLPLLPHSWSTGSLGGPSTASSVPLHLHPRPQTHSTEGGACQWTVGIG from the exons atGTGGAGAGTTCAAGGGTTCGTTGGAAGAG TTTTGAACAGGTGCCATGGCAACGCCCCCCTGCGACTGTCCCAGAACCACCATGTGGAGGATGAGGTCATCAACGGCTCCACCGTTCTCTCCACGTCTCGCCACTCCTCTGACAGCAG ctctcagaaaggggaagatggagagaggaggaagaagcagaggaCTTCTCAATTCTGCTACGCCGGGCTGCCACGCTACACCGCCCTGGATGCTGTGGGATGG GGTGCAGCAGCGGTTCTGTTCATGCAGCTCTGCAGGAGGATCCACTCCCAGTTCTCTTCAGGCAGTGAGCCCAGTCCCAGTCCGACCCCCGGACCCCTGGCAGCTTCCTCCATCCTGCACAAGTGTGGCTACCGCATCCTGCTGGAGACCT TGTCCAGACGGGATGTCCTGGCCAGAGGGAGGAGTGTGTTGTGTCTACACGGTGttccagagagacagacccaaGCTCAGACCCCGGcccaaagcagcagcagcagcagcagcagcagcagcagcagcagtagaagtgACAGCAGTCCTCACAGCAGCACTGAGCAGGACCACCTGACTGCTGACAGTTCCTTCTCTGACCACCAGAGAGCAGACCTGAGGCAGGACCATCCTTTAGCAG AAGAATCGTCGTTCTCAGGATCGTCTCCTTctgaacacaaacatgcagagagagacaacgcACAGAGAGAAGACAACGACAAG GACGTCCTGTCTGATGAGGAAAGGCTGGCAGGAGCAGCGTTGAACCTCAGACACGTGGCCGACTCCAGTGTGCCGGTTATCCTCAACATCATCG GTCTGGAGAGTGCCAAGAGTGAGAACTACGATGCAGCTTTCACCTGTTTTCATGCTGCAGCCCAGCACGGATACAGCAAGGCCCAGTTTAACACGGGCGTCTGCTACGAGAGGGGCAGGGGAGTAGGCAAGGACAAGGCCAAG GCTCTGCATTACTACTGGCAGGCAGCGGTCGGGGGCCACATGCAGGCTCAGTACCGCTACAGCAAGCTGCTCctgaccagcagggggcagcagagcGCCGACGAGCTGGACAGAGCCGTCAGTCTGCTGGAACAGGCTGCTGAAGCTGGACTCACCGAG gctCAGGTCTTCCTCGCCTCGGTCTTCTCTCAGGAGCCAGTGAGAGACGGGCGCAGGTCCGTCCACTACCTGAagatggcagcagagagagga gACGGCACCGCCCTGCTGTTCCTGGGTCAGTGTTATGAGAGTGGCTTTGGGGTGCGGCAGAACCTGAGGAGAGCCGTTGAATTCTACAAACAAGCCGCTCAAGCAGGCAACAGCCAGGCGAAGAGCTTACTGACGCCCCCTAGTGGCAGGGAGG AAGACGCAGTGTTGCGCTCCATCCGTTCAGCTCCGTCTTTCTCCGTGTCCGACCGCCTCCGCCAGCAGCCGCTCTCCTCCCTGGCCAGTCCCGTCCCCGTCACCCTGCCCCTCCTGCCCCACTCCTGGAGCACCGGGAGCCTGGGCGGCCCGTCGACGGCGTCCTCCGTGCCGCTTCACCTCCATCCCCGCCCCCAAACCCACAGCACCGAGGGAGGCGCCTGCCAGTGGACCGTTGGGATAGGATAG